The Psychrobacillus sp. FSL K6-4046 DNA window TCAATAAAAATATCCAAAACAAAAGATTTAATGATATTGGAACGAATGGTAAACTCATTAAGACAATAGAATTTTGGGTTGCTATTAACAGATACCTCTAAAACAGGGTATTTACGTACAACAATCTTATCTTTTAATACCGCTTCAGCCATTTTCTCTATGTCATCAACGAAAAAATCACAGTACATATTTAAAGAGTCAGTAGTCGAGATACCCGCGTACAACGTATCTTGTCTAAATCCAGTTTTTCTTACCGCCTGTAAAAAGGTCGCGTCGGAACCGATACTAACGATAATAGAAGCCTCTTCAAAATTTTCCACTGCTACAAAACCATGCTGATGAATAACTTTTTGTATCGATTCTTTACGTTTTAGAGAGTGTGCGTCATTCTTTGTGTATAGGTAGATATTATTTCTTGAAGTCATAAGCATGCTCCTTTTTATAGGGCTTAGACTGCGAAGCACAGAATCTATTAAGTTTACATGTACTTTTAGTCTATGTATTATTATTTTATCATTTAGTGAAACATTTAGACATTTATAACGTATGTAAGAAGGAAAGAAAAAGGAGGAAATTAGTAATATGAATATGAAACGTTGGTTGGCCATTGTAGGAGCTGCAATTTTGTTAGCCATATCCTTGGTTGTTAATACTGCATCATCCATATTCTCAACAGATTGGTCTACATTTATGGAAGATGTAAGCTCTACAGCTAATACAGAGTTCTATGAAACAGTCCTACAGCCAGGAAGTATGAATAAACGAGTGGCTGTACTTACAGTAGATGGTACCATTCAAGATACCGGTGGAACTACTAGCTTGTTTGGAACAGAAGGATATAATCATCAGTTTTTCCTTCAACAATTAGATCAAGTGAGAAATGACGACTCTGTTAAGGCAGTCGTTCTTCAAGTAAACTCCCCAGGTGGAGGGGTAGTGGAATCAGCACAGATCTATAAGGAAATAGTAGAAATTCAAGAAGAGACCGGCAAACCATTTTATGTTTCGATGGGAAGCATGGCAGCTTCAGGAGGATATTACATATCTGCACCAGCCGATAAAATCTTTGTTAACAAAGAAACACTGACAGGTTCTATCGGGGTGATTATGCAAAGCATAAACTATGGCGGCCTTGCTGAAAAGTACGGCGTGGAATTTGTGACGATCAAATCAGGACCATATAAAGACATTATGAGTCCAACGAGAGACATGACAGAAGAAGAGCGAGCAATGCTACAAGATATGCTAAATGATTCTTATGAGGACTTTGTTGATATTATTGAACAAGGAAGAAATATGACAGAGGCTGAAGTTAAGAAAGTAGCAGATGGAAGAATATTAAACGGAAGACAGGCCGTGGAGTCGGGTCTTGCGGATGAGCTTGGTTTCTTAGAGGATGCTATAGCGTCCATTCAAACTGACTATGACCTAGAAGGCGCAGAAGTGTTTGAGTATGGTTTTTCTCCTAGCTTCTCTTCATTATTTGCGATGAAGGCACAATCATTTTTTGGAGTAGACATTGAATCTAAATTGATTGCTAAGCTAATTGCAGATAATTCTGCACCAAAAATGATGTATCTTTATGGAAATGAATAAGGAGGGAATACAATGAGTGAGTTAGAACCAAATAACCATGAGCTTGTAAAAGAAAGCCCGCCTGTTCGTCAAACAATGGCCGTTTCGAAAACAGAAAGCTACGTACAAAAGGCTGCTGGTTTTTGGATACGCTTTTGGGCTTATATAGTAGATTTGCTCGTGCTATCTTCTGTGGGCATGCTGTTAATCAAACCAGTTTTCCGCTTGTTCTCATTGGATGTAAGCAGTTCAAGCTGGTATGCACCGATATCACTTGTAACAGCAATTCTTTTCTATTTGTACTTTGTTCTTATGACGAAGTTCTTTTCACAAACAATAGGTAAAATGATTTT harbors:
- a CDS encoding NAD kinase, with the protein product MTSRNNIYLYTKNDAHSLKRKESIQKVIHQHGFVAVENFEEASIIVSIGSDATFLQAVRKTGFRQDTLYAGISTTDSLNMYCDFFVDDIEKMAEAVLKDKIVVRKYPVLEVSVNSNPKFYCLNEFTIRSNIIKSFVLDIFIDHKHFETFRGDGMVISTPTGSSAYNKSLNGAVVDPLLRCIQVAEIASMNSNEYRTLGSPFILSSDRTLELRLQQDWNDYPSMSTDNEALSIQHVDTVALSLSDKVVKTVKLKNNSYWDKVKRSFL
- the sppA gene encoding signal peptide peptidase SppA produces the protein MNMKRWLAIVGAAILLAISLVVNTASSIFSTDWSTFMEDVSSTANTEFYETVLQPGSMNKRVAVLTVDGTIQDTGGTTSLFGTEGYNHQFFLQQLDQVRNDDSVKAVVLQVNSPGGGVVESAQIYKEIVEIQEETGKPFYVSMGSMAASGGYYISAPADKIFVNKETLTGSIGVIMQSINYGGLAEKYGVEFVTIKSGPYKDIMSPTRDMTEEERAMLQDMLNDSYEDFVDIIEQGRNMTEAEVKKVADGRILNGRQAVESGLADELGFLEDAIASIQTDYDLEGAEVFEYGFSPSFSSLFAMKAQSFFGVDIESKLIAKLIADNSAPKMMYLYGNE
- a CDS encoding RDD family protein, which translates into the protein MSELEPNNHELVKESPPVRQTMAVSKTESYVQKAAGFWIRFWAYIVDLLVLSSVGMLLIKPVFRLFSLDVSSSSWYAPISLVTAILFYLYFVLMTKFFSQTIGKMIFGIRVVSKGEGKLTWGTVLFREWVGRLISVIPFNLPYVVAAFTPQKQAIHDFIADTLVIHESSYDKKEIVEYKRTPVANELQETNEF